Proteins from one Pontibacter korlensis genomic window:
- a CDS encoding SDR family oxidoreductase, whose protein sequence is MKTLVIGGTGTVGSQVVKELLARGTEVKVLTRNADKAMGMSEKVEVIAGDILNPSTVRSVFKGVDAVFMLNPVSTTETSEGLFAVNGARLAGVKRFVYMSVHEYERAIYLPHFGSKLAVEAAIKSSGMAYTFLRPNNFYQNDFWYKDVILQHKVYPQPIGSVGISRVDVRDIAEAAAIAITTDSHEGEVYNMVGPEPMTGQRTAEVWSEVLGIPISYVGDDMDAWEQQSLQYLPSWMVFDFRLMYEYFQKEGLHATAQDIDRQTKLLGHAPRSFHDFARETAKSWSVMA, encoded by the coding sequence ATGAAAACATTAGTAATTGGCGGCACCGGAACGGTCGGTTCCCAGGTCGTAAAAGAGCTTCTGGCACGTGGTACAGAAGTAAAGGTGCTAACTCGAAACGCCGATAAGGCTATGGGCATGTCGGAAAAGGTAGAGGTAATAGCTGGAGACATTCTTAACCCGAGCACAGTCCGTTCTGTCTTCAAAGGAGTGGATGCCGTGTTTATGCTGAACCCTGTGAGCACTACCGAAACCAGTGAGGGACTATTTGCTGTAAATGGTGCCCGCCTGGCTGGTGTGAAGCGGTTTGTATACATGTCAGTTCATGAGTACGAAAGGGCGATATACCTCCCCCACTTTGGTTCTAAGTTAGCCGTAGAGGCAGCCATAAAATCCTCCGGCATGGCTTATACTTTTCTGCGCCCAAACAACTTTTACCAAAACGACTTCTGGTATAAAGATGTGATCTTGCAGCACAAGGTTTACCCTCAACCTATTGGCAGTGTTGGTATTTCGCGGGTGGATGTGCGGGACATTGCCGAGGCTGCCGCCATAGCCATAACTACGGATAGCCACGAAGGAGAAGTATATAATATGGTAGGGCCAGAGCCTATGACAGGACAGCGTACGGCTGAAGTATGGAGCGAAGTGTTAGGGATACCCATAAGCTATGTAGGCGACGACATGGATGCATGGGAGCAGCAGTCGCTGCAGTACCTGCCCTCCTGGATGGTATTTGATTTCAGGCTGATGTATGAATACTTTCAGAAAGAAGGCCTGCATGCCACCGCACAGGACATAGACCGTCAAACTAAACTATTGGGGCATGCGCCACGAAGCTTCCACGACTTTGCACGCGAAACAGCAAAATCATGGTCGGTAATGGCTTAG
- a CDS encoding glycosyl hydrolase family 8, with protein MKRSLHYTFALLCLVYTLAGCGKDGESTAELDTKFDITVKNAAGTPEANREVYLFRNPATETSGRTPPNALKKITTLADGIARFNLKGIPDVATTGTLYFTVLQGSQHKVLGSIGVAYTKGETLTRDLVIQENNVPAPNPNAAYKYGFLPATVTHELAMSEYNRWKNTQVVPCSDGLRVIANPANETKVEAIGFGLLLAAYAQDKETFDGILRFYNSKRTTQAANMMAWSVTCSGVLDPGSATDGDIDVAFALIVASKHWGNSYLDAAKEIIQLIRDKLIMQCSVSGESMYVLAPGYSGRAWGGCEMTDLMYHTPAFFRVFASVTGDNRWIELAEDTYTLLQNAAHPATGLVPDWQTASGTPGPGGRAGHFGYDACRAPWRLTLDYLWNGNTQAEAWAKKVSDWANQVGPANIVDGYRLEGTPIGTNGLNSSFLGGFTVASMGSSQAQVDRFGTELSKLRDTYWFNLNTRCLYLFTLTGNFWNPLEK; from the coding sequence ATGAAAAGATCGTTACACTATACTTTTGCCCTGTTATGTCTGGTATATACACTGGCAGGATGTGGGAAAGATGGAGAAAGTACAGCGGAGCTGGATACCAAGTTCGACATCACCGTGAAGAATGCAGCCGGCACTCCAGAAGCAAACCGCGAGGTATACTTGTTCCGAAATCCGGCTACTGAAACCAGCGGTCGCACGCCACCTAACGCGCTAAAAAAGATCACCACCTTAGCCGATGGTATAGCACGATTCAACCTGAAAGGAATACCTGATGTTGCCACAACCGGCACTTTATACTTTACGGTGCTCCAGGGCAGTCAGCATAAGGTGCTGGGTTCTATTGGAGTAGCTTATACAAAAGGCGAAACGCTAACCCGGGACCTGGTGATACAGGAAAATAATGTCCCTGCACCTAACCCGAATGCAGCATACAAGTATGGCTTTTTGCCTGCCACAGTTACGCACGAGCTAGCCATGAGTGAGTACAACCGCTGGAAAAACACACAGGTAGTGCCATGTAGCGATGGCCTCCGTGTAATTGCAAACCCGGCCAATGAAACGAAGGTGGAGGCCATCGGCTTTGGCTTGTTGCTGGCAGCCTATGCCCAGGACAAAGAGACCTTTGATGGCATTCTGCGTTTCTACAACAGCAAACGAACCACGCAAGCGGCTAATATGATGGCCTGGTCTGTTACCTGCAGTGGCGTGCTGGACCCCGGTAGTGCTACCGACGGAGATATTGATGTGGCCTTTGCCCTGATCGTGGCCAGCAAGCACTGGGGCAACAGCTACCTCGATGCAGCAAAAGAGATTATCCAGCTTATCCGGGACAAATTAATTATGCAGTGCAGCGTAAGCGGCGAAAGCATGTACGTATTGGCCCCCGGTTACTCCGGCAGGGCTTGGGGCGGTTGCGAAATGACGGACCTGATGTACCATACTCCTGCCTTTTTCAGAGTATTTGCTTCCGTAACTGGCGATAACCGCTGGATTGAGCTGGCGGAAGATACTTATACTTTGCTGCAGAATGCAGCGCACCCCGCCACAGGCCTGGTGCCTGATTGGCAAACAGCAAGCGGCACGCCTGGCCCCGGTGGCAGGGCAGGGCACTTCGGATACGATGCCTGCCGTGCTCCATGGCGACTGACTTTAGACTACCTCTGGAACGGCAACACACAAGCCGAAGCCTGGGCAAAAAAAGTATCGGACTGGGCAAACCAGGTTGGGCCTGCCAATATAGTAGATGGCTACCGGCTAGAGGGCACCCCCATCGGCACGAACGGACTGAACAGCTCCTTTCTTGGTGGTTTTACGGTAGCCTCTATGGGCAGCAGCCAGGCACAGGTAGACAGGTTTGGCACTGAGCTAAGCAAGCTGCGCGATACTTACTGGTTTAACCTGAACACCCGCTGCCTGTACCTTTTCACACTGACAGGTAACTTCTGGAACCCGCTGGAGAAGTAG
- a CDS encoding DUF2254 domain-containing protein, translating into MNFAKLIYAVKKTYIQVTTSIAFYPIIISMGLFALAMVTTYLDRISVGSSLINKVPFLKIDNANTARDLLSSLLTGLISLVTFTFAMVMIVLTQVTTSFSPRLLPDLLNRKGSQVVLGTIIGTIGFIIVVLSNVRTMSAGPKVPLLSVAISMYLGFACLIAFIYFIHKISNEVQIGNILSTIYHTTRYVLDRELDSGSYHEDWKEDEEFYLVKAWDSGYFDTITSKEFMKVSRKKGLKLRVLVHQGTYLLKGEPFLKVNKPLNEETQQILEENVIFRHQETIKENYFYSFKHLTEIAVKALSPGINDPGTAMHAIDYLLDLLCRLQELRGQKVVTHKDGTASIIYAPVPFEKIFYLCTSSIRAYSSQDVAVQAKLIDLIAKVSKRDKEDKHKPLLEKELSSIEEASAQDMKSQEDIAFIKTLVQQAREKYMSHEPSERREK; encoded by the coding sequence ATGAACTTCGCTAAACTGATATATGCTGTAAAAAAGACTTATATACAGGTTACAACAAGTATTGCCTTCTACCCTATCATTATCTCCATGGGCCTCTTTGCCCTTGCCATGGTAACTACTTACCTGGATAGGATTTCCGTTGGGAGCTCACTTATAAACAAGGTGCCCTTCCTGAAAATAGACAACGCAAATACAGCCCGCGATCTGCTCTCATCTTTGCTTACAGGTCTCATCTCGCTTGTTACCTTCACCTTTGCCATGGTAATGATCGTGCTCACACAGGTTACGACGAGCTTCTCTCCCAGGCTGTTGCCGGATCTGCTCAACAGGAAGGGCAGCCAGGTGGTACTAGGTACCATTATAGGTACTATTGGATTTATAATTGTGGTGCTGAGCAATGTGCGGACGATGTCTGCGGGTCCTAAAGTACCTTTGCTTTCTGTCGCCATCAGCATGTACCTGGGCTTTGCCTGCCTCATCGCTTTCATTTACTTTATTCATAAAATATCCAACGAAGTTCAGATCGGAAACATACTCAGCACCATATACCACACCACCAGGTATGTGCTCGACAGAGAACTGGATAGTGGGAGCTACCATGAAGACTGGAAAGAAGACGAAGAATTCTATCTTGTTAAAGCCTGGGATTCCGGCTACTTCGATACTATAACTTCAAAAGAGTTTATGAAGGTTTCCAGGAAGAAGGGTCTTAAGCTTAGGGTGCTCGTTCACCAAGGCACTTATTTACTTAAGGGAGAGCCTTTCCTGAAGGTAAATAAACCTCTAAATGAGGAGACACAGCAGATACTGGAAGAGAACGTCATATTCCGGCACCAGGAAACTATTAAGGAGAACTACTTCTACAGCTTTAAACATCTAACAGAGATTGCTGTAAAGGCCCTTAGCCCGGGAATAAATGACCCCGGCACAGCTATGCATGCCATCGACTACCTGCTGGACCTGCTTTGCAGGCTTCAGGAGTTAAGGGGCCAGAAAGTAGTGACACATAAGGATGGCACAGCCTCCATCATCTATGCGCCTGTGCCTTTCGAGAAAATCTTTTACCTCTGCACTTCCAGTATCCGTGCGTATTCTTCACAAGATGTAGCCGTTCAGGCAAAGCTCATAGACCTGATTGCCAAGGTGAGCAAGCGCGATAAAGAAGACAAGCACAAACCTCTACTGGAAAAGGAACTGAGCTCCATTGAAGAGGCTTCAGCTCAGGATATGAAGAGCCAGGAAGACATAGCCTTCATCAAAACTTTGGTGCAACAGGCCAGAGAAAAATATATGTCTCATGAGCCCTCCGAAAGAAGAGAAAAATGA
- a CDS encoding ABC transporter ATP-binding protein, translating into MPKSKKLQNVTVAQVFKTIIWPRRRYLFIGLVLIIISRIAGLVLPGASKYLVDEVIPNNNSTMLWWLIGAVVTAIVIQSVTSFALTQILSVEAQHLISQLRAKVQRHIIQLPIRFFDNTKTGELVSRIMTDVEGVRNLVGTGFAQMVGGVLTSLICLVLLIVISPLMTLYVLFPVAIFGLISLKAFGKIRPIFRERGVINAEVTGRLTETLGGVRVIKGFNAEEQEIKTFEDGVTRLFMNVKKSLITTSMVTSAATLLLGLASAGIMGIGGYLIMNAELTFGDFLAFTLYLGFMIAPILQMSNIGSQFTEAFAGLDRTQEILNTPLEDATGNRTLQLDHIHGDIVFDHVSFAYEPGKDVVKEVSFKAPAGSVTALVGTSGSGKTTIAGLAASFLNPDSGTITVDGHDLQTISLQSYRSQLGVVLQDDFLFEGTIRENILFPRPNATEDQLMQAVQAAHVQEFTDRFPEGLNTRIGERGVKLSGGQRQRIAIARAILADPRILILDEATSNLDTESESLIQASLKTLMQGRTTFVIAHRLSTIRQADQILVIEQGHIAEQGRHEELLEKLGRYYQLYTYQARI; encoded by the coding sequence ATGCCTAAATCAAAAAAGCTCCAGAACGTTACCGTTGCGCAGGTTTTCAAAACCATCATCTGGCCCCGCAGGAGATACCTGTTTATCGGCTTGGTGCTGATCATCATTAGTAGGATAGCTGGCTTGGTGCTGCCGGGGGCAAGCAAATACCTGGTGGATGAGGTAATTCCAAACAATAACAGCACTATGCTTTGGTGGCTGATTGGAGCCGTGGTTACAGCAATTGTAATTCAGTCCGTTACCTCCTTTGCGCTAACGCAGATACTGAGCGTGGAGGCACAGCACCTCATCTCGCAGCTAAGGGCTAAAGTACAGCGGCACATCATACAGTTGCCCATTCGCTTTTTTGACAATACCAAAACCGGTGAGTTGGTGTCGCGCATCATGACGGACGTGGAAGGGGTGCGGAACCTGGTAGGCACTGGCTTTGCCCAGATGGTGGGTGGCGTGTTGACTTCGCTCATCTGCCTTGTTCTGCTTATCGTCATCAGTCCGCTCATGACCCTGTATGTGCTTTTTCCTGTGGCCATTTTCGGCCTGATCTCGCTGAAGGCTTTTGGCAAGATCAGGCCAATTTTCCGGGAGCGCGGCGTGATCAATGCAGAAGTAACAGGCCGCCTTACTGAGACGCTGGGTGGGGTGCGCGTAATCAAAGGCTTTAATGCGGAGGAGCAGGAGATAAAGACCTTTGAGGATGGTGTAACCCGTCTTTTCATGAACGTGAAAAAGAGCCTGATCACTACCAGCATGGTTACTTCAGCGGCTACACTCTTGCTGGGGCTTGCTTCTGCGGGCATCATGGGCATAGGTGGCTACCTGATCATGAACGCAGAGCTGACCTTTGGTGATTTCCTGGCCTTTACCTTATACCTGGGTTTCATGATCGCGCCCATCCTGCAGATGAGTAACATCGGGAGTCAGTTTACCGAAGCCTTCGCTGGCCTTGACCGTACGCAAGAGATTCTGAACACTCCCCTCGAAGATGCTACCGGCAATCGTACACTTCAGCTCGATCACATCCACGGCGACATTGTGTTTGACCATGTATCCTTTGCCTATGAGCCGGGCAAGGACGTGGTGAAGGAGGTGAGCTTTAAAGCGCCTGCTGGAAGTGTTACGGCCTTGGTAGGCACCTCCGGCTCCGGCAAAACCACCATTGCAGGCTTAGCCGCTTCCTTTCTGAACCCCGACAGCGGTACCATTACAGTAGATGGCCACGACCTGCAAACCATCAGCCTGCAGAGCTACCGTAGCCAGCTGGGTGTGGTGCTGCAAGACGACTTCCTGTTCGAGGGCACGATCCGCGAAAATATACTCTTCCCGCGCCCTAATGCTACTGAGGACCAGCTGATGCAAGCCGTGCAGGCGGCCCATGTGCAGGAGTTTACCGACCGCTTCCCGGAGGGGCTAAACACGCGTATCGGAGAGCGAGGCGTGAAGCTATCGGGCGGGCAGCGGCAGCGTATTGCCATTGCCCGTGCCATACTAGCCGACCCGCGCATCCTGATCCTGGACGAGGCTACCTCCAACCTCGACACAGAAAGTGAAAGCCTGATACAGGCCAGCCTCAAAACCCTGATGCAAGGTCGCACCACCTTTGTTATCGCCCACCGCCTCAGCACCATTCGCCAGGCCGACCAGATACTGGTGATTGAGCAGGGACACATTGCCGAGCAAGGCCGTCACGAAGAACTCCTGGAGAAACTGGGAAGATACTACCAGCTGTATACTTACCAGGCCAGAATCTAA
- a CDS encoding GAF domain-containing sensor histidine kinase, translating to MIKNEYINVKPAYEKPESIIPINDQERLRALYRYEILDTPPEEFFEKMTRMAAKLLKMPNAFISLVDVDRVWYKSNFSSLAVPCVDREDSLCSLTIINEEEVTVFENTLLIPSLLSSPYVSAENGIRFYAGAPLITYDGYNLGTICVVDGEPRTITKEEKDLLKDMADLVMNHIEMRAMARKAIRKHDELYTGFVREVELPLKDQQAILQEAVQVPRPVNILNKAVSTVAEMRDKLSQLLSSSLQEEEVLMPEREKVSVATISQKVADELKPLADAKKLEVFYSVASRREMLVDPKLVYEALFLLVHHLIKYTPQGSSIAIDIFESEGQFRIEISNERSTLTKADLIKMFFRYATLEGKVTANENSSGLELAKAKNIIESHGATIMAKVAERGNGSKIVIEFPTA from the coding sequence TTGATTAAAAACGAATACATTAATGTAAAGCCTGCTTACGAGAAGCCGGAATCCATTATACCGATAAATGACCAGGAACGCCTGCGGGCATTGTACCGCTACGAGATACTGGACACACCTCCTGAGGAGTTTTTTGAAAAAATGACCCGCATGGCTGCCAAATTGCTCAAAATGCCAAACGCCTTTATCTCACTCGTTGATGTTGATCGGGTCTGGTACAAATCTAATTTTAGTAGCCTGGCAGTGCCCTGTGTAGACCGTGAAGACAGCCTGTGCTCGCTTACCATTATCAATGAGGAAGAGGTGACGGTTTTTGAGAATACGCTCCTGATCCCGTCGCTTTTAAGCAGCCCTTATGTAAGCGCAGAGAACGGCATACGGTTTTATGCCGGCGCTCCTCTTATAACCTACGATGGCTATAACCTGGGCACCATATGCGTAGTGGACGGTGAGCCAAGAACGATCACCAAAGAAGAAAAAGACCTGCTGAAAGATATGGCTGACCTGGTGATGAACCATATCGAAATGCGCGCTATGGCCCGCAAAGCGATCAGGAAGCACGATGAACTCTATACCGGGTTTGTACGCGAAGTGGAGCTGCCATTAAAAGACCAGCAAGCGATTTTACAGGAAGCAGTGCAGGTGCCACGGCCGGTAAACATCCTGAATAAGGCTGTTAGCACAGTGGCTGAAATGCGCGATAAATTAAGCCAACTCCTAAGTTCTTCCTTGCAGGAAGAAGAGGTGCTAATGCCAGAGCGCGAAAAGGTGTCTGTTGCTACTATCTCCCAAAAGGTTGCTGATGAGCTGAAGCCATTGGCAGATGCTAAAAAGCTGGAAGTATTTTATTCGGTGGCTAGCCGCCGCGAAATGTTGGTTGATCCTAAGCTGGTTTATGAAGCACTGTTCCTGCTGGTACACCACCTGATCAAGTATACGCCGCAGGGTAGCTCCATTGCCATTGATATTTTCGAAAGCGAAGGCCAGTTCAGGATAGAGATCAGCAATGAGCGCAGCACCTTAACAAAGGCTGACCTGATCAAGATGTTCTTCCGGTATGCTACACTGGAGGGGAAGGTAACAGCAAATGAAAACTCCAGCGGATTAGAACTGGCAAAGGCTAAAAACATTATCGAGAGCCATGGCGCTACAATTATGGCCAAGGTGGCAGAGCGCGGCAACGGAAGCAAAATTGTGATAGAGTTTCCAACTGCTTAA
- a CDS encoding cupin domain-containing protein — MNPITEFMESGVIELYVMGAASPEEVIAVEAMAEAYPEVKQEIEQTRLAMEYYAQAHAVKPRRTVKTLLLATVDYLERMKKGELPESPPILTPESKISDYEKWLKKEDAVYNEDADGLYAKIIGYTPKYTTAILWVKDRSEEEVHHDEYERFLILEGTCTFTTGGEKHDLAPGDYFAIPLHTPHQVIVTSDTPCKAILQRLSID; from the coding sequence ATGAACCCTATTACAGAATTCATGGAATCCGGGGTTATAGAGCTGTATGTAATGGGTGCTGCCAGCCCGGAAGAAGTAATTGCCGTTGAGGCAATGGCTGAAGCCTACCCTGAGGTAAAGCAGGAAATAGAGCAGACCAGGCTGGCAATGGAGTATTACGCACAGGCACATGCCGTAAAGCCACGGCGTACGGTTAAAACCCTGCTGTTAGCTACCGTAGATTACCTGGAGCGCATGAAGAAAGGTGAACTACCGGAATCGCCGCCTATTTTAACCCCTGAGTCCAAAATCAGCGATTATGAAAAATGGCTGAAGAAGGAGGATGCGGTGTACAACGAAGATGCAGATGGCTTGTATGCCAAAATCATTGGTTACACGCCTAAATATACAACTGCCATTTTGTGGGTAAAAGATCGCTCAGAAGAAGAGGTGCACCACGATGAGTATGAGCGCTTCCTGATACTGGAAGGCACCTGCACCTTTACCACAGGAGGCGAAAAACATGATTTGGCGCCAGGAGACTATTTCGCAATTCCGCTACACACGCCCCATCAGGTAATAGTTACTTCTGATACACCCTGCAAAGCTATCTTACAGCGTTTGAGCATAGATTAA
- a CDS encoding c-type cytochrome, whose protein sequence is MKKRLLFTSLVVFLGVMLLAQFTKGRTKEKAELASLEQLQQANKQQLQLGERLVYIGGCHDCHTPKKMTDKGPVMDFSRALSGHPAKLPPPDVDRKEIEQKGLAVTQTLTAWVGPWGISYAANLTSDPTGIGNWTEKNFFTAIRQGKHKGIESGRMLLPPMPWDMISHMTDEELRAVFAYLKSTKPIKNVVPPAQPPVSAAAGK, encoded by the coding sequence ATGAAAAAAAGATTACTTTTTACTTCCCTGGTTGTTTTCCTGGGGGTAATGCTGTTAGCACAGTTCACTAAAGGCCGCACAAAGGAAAAGGCAGAGCTAGCAAGCCTGGAGCAGTTGCAACAGGCCAACAAGCAACAACTACAACTTGGCGAGCGCCTGGTGTACATTGGTGGCTGCCACGATTGCCACACGCCTAAAAAGATGACAGACAAAGGCCCGGTAATGGACTTTTCACGCGCTTTGTCGGGGCACCCGGCAAAGTTACCACCTCCTGATGTAGATCGTAAAGAAATTGAGCAGAAAGGATTAGCTGTAACCCAGACCTTAACTGCCTGGGTTGGCCCCTGGGGAATTTCCTATGCCGCCAACTTAACCTCCGACCCCACCGGAATCGGTAACTGGACCGAAAAGAATTTCTTCACTGCTATCCGGCAAGGAAAACACAAAGGCATAGAGTCTGGACGTATGTTGTTACCGCCAATGCCCTGGGACATGATTAGCCATATGACAGATGAAGAATTGAGAGCTGTATTTGCCTACTTAAAATCTACAAAGCCTATCAAAAATGTTGTGCCGCCTGCACAACCTCCTGTTTCGGCTGCAGCTGGTAAGTAA
- a CDS encoding alpha-N-arabinofuranosidase: MKRTLISCFLSLSFFFCQAQNTATLDASGKENLQINKHIYGHFAEHLGRNIYGGFYVGEDNTKIPHTNGVRNDVVEALKGLQIPNLRWPGGCFADTYHWKDGIGPKRERPTIVNAWWGGLTENNSFGTHDFLNMCELLETEPYLAGNVGSGTVQEMMDWVQYVNLKGESPMSKLRRQNGRNEPWKVTYWGGGNEPWGCGGNMTAEYYADLFKQYSTYLGKGYLDQGIVRIASGPSSSDYEWTEVLMKKIPLHLMEGLALHHYAVIDWQAKGPSTTFTEQQYFTTMQRALHMDELIRKHGAIMDKYDPEKKVGLVVDEWGGWYDVEPGTNPGFLYQQNTMRDAMIAGATLNIFNNHCDRVRMANLAQTINVLQAVILTDEEKMILTPTYHVMEMYKVHQDATFLPIKLQSNSYEVGGEKLPAVSASASKAKNGVTHVTLVNVHASKAQEVAIKVEGGRYKTAKGRILSSRKLQDFNSFDNPEKIKPQPFKGAKLKGDNLNVELPPFSVVVLELT, encoded by the coding sequence ATGAAAAGAACCCTTATTAGCTGTTTCCTGTCTCTTTCTTTTTTCTTTTGCCAGGCGCAGAACACCGCTACACTAGACGCTTCCGGAAAAGAGAACCTGCAGATCAACAAACACATTTACGGCCACTTTGCTGAGCACCTGGGCCGGAATATCTACGGGGGCTTTTATGTAGGAGAAGACAACACAAAGATTCCGCATACCAACGGCGTTCGTAACGATGTTGTGGAGGCGCTAAAGGGGCTGCAGATACCGAACCTGCGCTGGCCGGGTGGCTGCTTTGCCGATACCTACCACTGGAAAGACGGCATCGGACCAAAAAGGGAAAGACCTACCATCGTGAATGCCTGGTGGGGAGGCCTAACAGAGAACAATAGCTTCGGGACGCACGATTTTCTGAACATGTGTGAGCTGCTGGAAACAGAACCCTACCTGGCCGGAAATGTGGGCAGCGGCACGGTGCAGGAAATGATGGACTGGGTGCAGTACGTCAACCTTAAAGGGGAGAGCCCCATGTCGAAGCTGCGCCGCCAGAACGGTAGAAATGAGCCCTGGAAGGTAACGTATTGGGGGGGTGGCAACGAGCCCTGGGGTTGTGGTGGCAACATGACAGCCGAGTATTATGCCGATCTGTTTAAGCAGTATTCTACCTATCTAGGCAAAGGCTACCTAGACCAGGGCATCGTCAGGATTGCCTCCGGGCCATCTTCCAGTGATTATGAATGGACAGAAGTACTTATGAAAAAGATACCGCTTCACCTGATGGAGGGGCTGGCGCTGCACCATTATGCTGTTATCGACTGGCAAGCCAAAGGACCCTCTACCACTTTTACAGAGCAGCAGTACTTTACCACCATGCAAAGGGCCCTGCACATGGATGAACTGATCCGGAAGCACGGCGCTATCATGGACAAGTATGACCCTGAGAAAAAAGTAGGCCTGGTGGTAGACGAGTGGGGCGGCTGGTACGATGTAGAGCCAGGTACAAACCCCGGCTTTCTGTATCAGCAGAACACCATGCGCGATGCCATGATTGCTGGGGCCACGCTAAACATCTTCAACAACCACTGCGACCGTGTGCGTATGGCCAACCTTGCCCAGACCATCAACGTACTGCAGGCCGTTATACTTACCGACGAGGAAAAAATGATCCTGACACCTACCTACCATGTCATGGAGATGTACAAGGTGCACCAGGATGCCACTTTCTTACCAATAAAGCTGCAAAGCAACAGCTACGAAGTGGGAGGGGAGAAATTGCCGGCTGTTTCGGCTTCGGCCTCTAAGGCTAAAAACGGCGTAACGCATGTTACCCTAGTAAACGTACATGCCAGCAAAGCGCAGGAGGTAGCCATTAAGGTAGAAGGTGGCCGCTACAAAACGGCTAAAGGAAGAATCCTTTCTTCTAGAAAGCTGCAGGACTTTAACTCATTCGACAACCCGGAGAAGATAAAACCGCAGCCGTTTAAAGGTGCCAAACTAAAAGGCGACAACCTGAACGTGGAGCTTCCGCCATTCTCTGTGGTGGTGCTGGAGTTAACATAA
- a CDS encoding RNA polymerase sigma factor: MSGINLQGETEKSLVAALMQGRQEMLAKLYDAYAPVLMGVISRIVQDAEVAEEVLKETFVAIWTRIGVYDASKERLLTWSLAIARGMALEAIKTNRYSTAARTSASTTNNGATQNKNVTLQKQEIKKEDLCNLAPKEKAVLELLYLKGRTCAETAGELNMTEEEVRVILKRAFTYLKAERPA, encoded by the coding sequence ATGTCAGGAATCAATCTTCAGGGAGAGACTGAAAAAAGTCTGGTAGCTGCTTTGATGCAGGGGAGGCAGGAAATGTTAGCTAAGCTGTATGATGCCTATGCACCCGTTCTGATGGGTGTTATATCACGCATAGTACAGGATGCTGAGGTAGCCGAAGAAGTGCTGAAAGAAACTTTTGTAGCTATCTGGACCCGGATCGGAGTATACGATGCCTCAAAAGAGAGGCTGCTAACCTGGAGCCTGGCCATTGCCCGCGGTATGGCGCTGGAAGCCATAAAGACCAACAGATACAGTACTGCTGCCAGAACCTCAGCCAGCACCACAAATAATGGTGCAACGCAAAATAAAAACGTAACTTTACAAAAGCAGGAAATCAAAAAAGAGGACCTGTGTAACCTTGCTCCAAAGGAGAAAGCCGTACTGGAGTTGCTTTACCTGAAAGGCCGCACCTGCGCTGAAACAGCAGGTGAGTTGAACATGACAGAAGAGGAAGTAAGAGTGATTTTAAAGAGAGCGTTTACCTATCTAAAAGCAGAAAGACCAGCATGA
- a CDS encoding alpha/beta fold hydrolase — translation MKELEFKFYHLPDVSLHVATAGEAAGETIVMLHGFPEYWYGWHKQLSFFASHGYHVVAPDQRGYNLSSKPQAVEEYTLEKLAGDIIRLISQLGKEKVVLLGHDWGGIVGWVIGMYYPHLLQKLILLNIPHPAVMLNHLKTNPRQMLRSWYAALFQVPAVPEKAARLLDFRPLEKAMTGTAKPGTFSKEDMAAYKEAWQQQGALTSMINWYRAFKYTELSLNKNVEVPTLMIWGKKDTAPGAEMAEPSIARCPNGKLIFLDDATHWLHHEQPDRVNEEILAFLRNK, via the coding sequence ATGAAAGAACTTGAGTTTAAGTTTTACCACTTACCCGATGTTAGCCTGCATGTAGCTACAGCTGGTGAAGCTGCAGGAGAAACAATCGTGATGTTGCACGGCTTCCCGGAGTACTGGTATGGATGGCACAAGCAACTGAGCTTCTTCGCCAGCCATGGCTATCACGTGGTAGCACCTGATCAGCGGGGCTATAACCTGAGCAGTAAGCCTCAGGCGGTAGAAGAGTACACGCTGGAGAAGTTAGCAGGCGATATAATCAGGCTCATCAGCCAGTTGGGGAAAGAGAAGGTAGTGCTGTTAGGGCACGATTGGGGAGGTATTGTCGGTTGGGTAATCGGCATGTACTATCCGCACCTGCTGCAAAAGCTTATTCTGCTCAATATACCACACCCAGCCGTTATGCTCAACCACCTCAAGACAAACCCACGGCAGATGCTCCGGAGCTGGTATGCCGCCCTCTTTCAGGTTCCGGCTGTACCTGAGAAAGCAGCCAGGCTGCTGGACTTTCGACCTCTGGAGAAAGCTATGACAGGTACTGCCAAGCCAGGCACCTTCTCTAAAGAAGATATGGCTGCCTACAAAGAAGCATGGCAGCAGCAAGGCGCTTTAACCAGCATGATTAACTGGTACAGGGCCTTCAAGTACACGGAACTAAGTCTGAATAAAAATGTGGAAGTACCCACGCTGATGATCTGGGGTAAAAAAGACACGGCACCAGGTGCCGAAATGGCAGAGCCAAGTATAGCCAGGTGTCCAAATGGTAAGCTTATCTTTCTCGACGATGCAACACACTGGCTACACCATGAGCAGCCAGACAGGGTTAATGAGGAAATCCTTGCCTTCCTGCGCAATAAATAG